A single Phragmites australis chromosome 4, lpPhrAust1.1, whole genome shotgun sequence DNA region contains:
- the LOC133915299 gene encoding transcription factor PCF6-like, with translation MRQELHKNATFLSPRTRPAAAYERLRPEAMGDGAAGAGHEAPSWSQGAKRRRGGGVRGSEAEAAAAWGHPPPQGAGPGSRIYRVRASGGKDRHSKVYTAKGIRDRRVRLSVPTAIQFYDLQDRLGYDQPSKAIEWLINAASPTIEMLPALDPTAFGAVPEPGEADAGRVKQQQGSKSGGSSTSETSKGSQLSLSRSDGRRAVPAARDWEVTVASTSTQAASFTELLTGVASAGAINADEHKQSWQPPPNDSAAAADCVGIAHPGKGAHGLSTHAFSAPTAVKFGNAPPFGMVPAQPFNFASSVQMPHFALSQSQDALAAASSPAGDYNLNFSMSSGFLGANRGTLQSNSQPNFSGHHQQQQLQRLDGSFLFGHAAAAAHPASENQLTASAALQLWDGHRHSGMKEKSNN, from the coding sequence ATGCGCCAGGAGCTCCATAAAAACGCCACATTTCTCTCGCCGCGCACGCGCCCCGCAGCAGCGTATGAGCGCTTGCGGCCGGAGGCCATGGGCGATGGAGCAGCGGGAGCGGGACATGAGGCGCCCAGCTGGTCCCAGGGCGCCAAGCgcagacgcggcggcggcgtgagGGGGAgcgaggcggaggcggcagcggcgtGGGGCCACCCGCCGCCGCAGGGAGCGGGACCGGGGTCGCGGATCTACCGCGTGCGGGCGAGCGGGGGGAAGGACCGGCACAGCAAGGTGTACACGGCTAAGGGCATCCGCGACCGCCGCGTGCGCCTGTCGGTGCCCACCGCCATCCAGTTCTACGACCTGCAGGACCGGCTCGGCTACGACCAGCCCAGCAAGGCCATCGAATGGCTCATCAACGCCGCCTCCCCCACCATCGAGATGCTCCCGGCGCTCGACCCGACCGCCTTCGGCGCCGTCCCCGAGCCGGGCGAGGCGGATGCCGGCAGGGTGAAGCAGCAGCAGGGGAGCAAGTCCGGGGGCAGCAGCACGTCGGAGACGAGCAAGGGGTCGCAGCTCTCGCTCTCGCGCTCCGACGGCCGCCGGGCCGTCCCCGCCGCGCGGGACTGGGAGGTCACCGTGGCCAGCACCTCGACGCAGGCCGCGTCCTTCACCGAGCTGCTCACCGGGGTGGCGTCGGCCGGCGCCATTAACGCCGACGAGCACAAGCAGTCCTGGCAGCCGCCGCCCAACGactccgcggccgccgccgactGCGTCGGCATCGCGCACCCCGGGAAAGGTGCGCACGGGCTGTCGACGCACGCCTTTTCCGCCCCCACCGCCGTCAAGTTCGGCAATGCGCCTCCGTTCGGCATGGTCCCGGCGCAGCCGTTCAACTTCGCCAGTTCCGTCCAGATGCCTCACTTCGCGCTCTCTCAGTCTCAGGACGCTCTAGCGGCGGCCTCGTCTCCCGCCGGAGACTACAACCTCAACTTCTCGATGTCCTCAGGTTTCTTGGGTGCCAATAGGGGGACCCTTCAGTCCAATTCGCAGCCGAACTTTTCAggccaccaccagcagcagcagctccagaGGCTGGACGGCTCGTTCTTGTTTGGtcacgccgcggcggcggcgcatccTGCATCCGAGAACCAGCTCACCGCGTCCGCCGCGCTACAGCTGTGGGATGGCCACCGGCACTCCGGCATGAAAGAGAAGAGCAATAACTGA